The genomic window AATTTATGTTTATTAAGAATCTTTATCATCAAATACCCTTCAATCATCTCCtacatattttcaatttctattttctctcacTAATTCATctattatatcaaattattgTAATTTATATACTGAGGTAAGACATTTCATGGTTGAGACTAGTAATTGAAACCATAAAATTGAACATTAAGTGAATATGATATGACATTTCATGTTCTTAAATAttgttattgaaatttaaaaaaaatttaaggtagtaaaaaatttctaatatgtatgttttctaaaacaatttttgaatatcattattatcatttttttatggtaaagTTTACTATTTATATTAGAGTTTCTATGAATTTCTATGTTTAGAAATAAAACATATGAAGCTTATCCAAACACAACCTTAAAGAAACAATTAATGTCAATGATTAATCCTACTAGTCTTATAAGAGTGAAATCAATTACTTTATTTCATGGTTAtcagaaaagataaaaacaagtacctaaaaaaaatctaatattttttcttactttttctttaaactaattgttcatgaattaatttgtttttttatttactatttttattatttgtttgttacataattttaattaatacatatttttattcttggtCATTGCAGGTTCAATTCCAAGCTCCATTGGAAACTTTTGCAACTTAAAATATCTGGATTTGGGGAATAATTACTTGAATGGAAGTTTACCTAAGATTATCAAAGGACTTGAAACCTGCAGTTCTAAAAGTCCTTTGCCTAATTTGACGGAATTATATTTGTATTACAATCAATTGATGGGAAAATTGCCGAACTGGTTGGGTGAGCTTAAAAATCTTAGGGTACTCTATTTATCCGATAACAAATTTGAAGGTCCCATCCCTGCTTCTTTATGGACATTGCAACACTTGGAGTATTTGAATCTTGGATTGAATGAGTTGAATGGAAGTCTCCCAGATAGTATTGGACAACTTTCTCAACTGCAAGGCTTGAGTGTTCTTTCCAATCATATGAGTGGAAGTCTCTCTGAACAACATTTTTTGAAGCTGAGTAAGTTGAAGTATCTAGGCATTGGCTCCAATTCTTTCCATTTGAATGTTAGTCCCGATTGGGTTCCCCCTTTCCAGGTGAAAGGTCTTCATATGGGTTCATGCCACTTGGGTCCTTCATTTCCTGGTTGGCTTCAGTCTCAAAAGAACCTCGAGTATCTTGATTTCTCAAATGACAGCATTTCAAGTCCCATTCCAGGCTGGTTTTGGAATATTTCTTTGAATCTGCAACAGTTGAATCTTTCTCACAATCAGTTACAAGGTCAGCTaccaaattcattaaatttttatggTGAATCAGATATTGATTTCAGTTCCAACCTCTTTGAGGGACCTattcctttttcaatcaaagggGTCTATTTACTAGATCTCTCCCACAATAAATTTTCTGGCCCTATCCCACTGAACATAGGTGAATCCCTACCTAACTTGCATTACCTTTTCATTTCGAAAAATCAAATAACAGGGACCATCCCAGATTCCATAGGACACCTTTCTTTTCTTGAAGTCATTGATTTTTCAAGGAATAATTTGACTGGAAGCATTCCTTCTACCATAAATAATTGCTCTAGGCTTTTTGTTCTAGACCTTGGAAACAACAATTTGTTTGGGATGCTACCAAAGTCGTTGGGTCAGTTACAACTGCTTCAATCACTACACTTGAACCACAACAAGCTTTCAGGAGGGTTCCCCTCATCTTGGCAAAATTTAACAGGTTTGGATGTCCTTGATCTCAGTTACAATAGATTATCGGGTCAGGTTCCTGCTTGGATTGGAGCTGCTTTCATAAATCTTGTAATTCTCAACTTGAGGTCGAATCTGTTTTTTGGAAGACTTCCTTCTCGACTTTCAAATTTAAGCTCCCTGCATGTCTTAGACATTGCACAAAACAATCTGATGGGTGAAATTCCAATCACTTTGGTTGAGCTTAAAGCCATGGCTCAAgagaaattgaatatatatcagTTAAATGTGAATGCCAGCTCCTCGTATGAAGAACGATTGGTTGTGATTAGCAAAGGCCAAAGTCTTGAATATACCAAGACTCTTTCTCTTGTTGTAGGCATTGACCTATCCGACAATAATTTAAGTGGAGAGTTTCCCCAAGAAATAACAAAATTGTTTGGTTTGGTGGTTTTGA from Vitis vinifera cultivar Pinot Noir 40024 chromosome 9, ASM3070453v1 includes these protein-coding regions:
- the LOC132254331 gene encoding LRR receptor-like serine/threonine-protein kinase FLS2, with translation MTDLVSLKYLGMNYVNLSLVGSRWVEVANKLPSLTELYLGGCSLFGSFPSPSFVNFTSLAVIAINSNDFNSKFPEWLLNVSNLVSIDISQNLLHGRIPLGLGELPNLQYLDLSWNVNLNGNISQLLRKNWKKIEFLNLEGNGLHGSIPSSIGNFCNLKYLDLGNNYLNGSLPKIIKGLETCSSKSPLPNLTELYLYYNQLMGKLPNWLGELKNLRVLYLSDNKFEGPIPASLWTLQHLEYLNLGLNELNGSLPDSIGQLSQLQGLSVLSNHMSGSLSEQHFLKLSKLKYLGIGSNSFHLNVSPDWVPPFQVKGLHMGSCHLGPSFPGWLQSQKNLEYLDFSNDSISSPIPGWFWNISLNLQQLNLSHNQLQGQLPNSLNFYGESDIDFSSNLFEGPIPFSIKGVYLLDLSHNKFSGPIPLNIGESLPNLHYLFISKNQITGTIPDSIGHLSFLEVIDFSRNNLTGSIPSTINNCSRLFVLDLGNNNLFGMLPKSLGQLQLLQSLHLNHNKLSGGFPSSWQNLTGLDVLDLSYNRLSGQVPAWIGAAFINLVILNLRSNLFFGRLPSRLSNLSSLHVLDIAQNNLMGEIPITLVELKAMAQEKLNIYQLNVNASSSYEERLVVISKGQSLEYTKTLSLVVGIDLSDNNLSGEFPQEITKLFGLVVLNLSRNHITGQIPESISMLRQLLSLDLSSNKLSGTIPSSMASLSSLSYLNLSNNNFYGKIPFIGQMTTFTELAFVGNPDLCGAPLAIKCQDEDPNKRQSVVSDKNDGGYVDQWFYLSVGLGFAMGILVPFFVLATRKSWCEAYFDFVDEIVRWLLRGRATYAKNHPRRR